AAAATAAGAATCTCTTTTCGTACTTAGAGTTTTAATGAACGCGAGCTTTTTGCTTAGACAAAGTATTTTTTTATTTTGACCTATTGAATCCTCACATCATTAAATTTTAAATTGTATTTTGAATGTTATAAGACAATTTATGCCTTTTTACCCAAAAAGAATGATACAACAGCTACTACAATAACTGCACCAATGATAGAGGGAAATAAGGCCATTCCAGCCAAACTAGGGCCCCAAGTTCCCAAAAGTGATTGACCCACAGATGAACCGACTAAACC
This Granulicatella adiacens ATCC 49175 DNA region includes the following protein-coding sequences:
- a CDS encoding GlsB/YeaQ/YmgE family stress response membrane protein; translated protein: MLWSIIVGGVIGLIAGSITKKGGSMGVIANIVAGLVGSSVGQSLLGTWGPSLAGMALFPSIIGAVIVVAVVSFFLGKKA